GAAAACCTTCGGCAAAAAGAATGTATTCAATACATTCTGCGGTTCCGTGGTCAGCAACATGCGCGAATGCACTTCCTGCCACATCGGTTATGGTTGGCAGGATCCCGGGGTCACCGAGGTTTCGGATGATCAGGTCGATTGCCTGGTCTGTCACGAGAAGACGGGGAAATATAAAAAATATAACTATGGTTCTGCGGTCTTGAAATTTCGTGACAAGGTGCTGAACAAACCCGACTTTGTCGCGATGGCCAGAAGTGTCGGGCGACCCGGGCGGGCCAATTGCGGTTTTTGTCATTTCCACGGCGGATCGGGTGATGGGGCCAAGCATGGGGATCTGGATTCGTCCCTGATCCGTCCCGATCGGTTCCTGGATGTCCACATGCAGGAAGACGGATTGAATTTTACATGCGTCACCTGTCATAACGCCCCCAACCATCAAATCACCGGTTCACGTTATACGATGAAGGCCCAGGATCCACTGGGGATCGACCGTCCCGGTCGGACCGACGGTTCGAGGAGTTCATGCGCCTCCTGTCATGGTAACGCCCCTCATCGCTTTCGGAGCAAATTGAATGATCATGTCGATCGGGTCGCTTGTCAGACCTGCCATATTCCAGCCATGGCCCGGGGCGGTGTCGCGACCATGGTCCATTGGGATTGGCGTTGGGCCGGGCAGAACAAGGGAAATACCGACATTCCCGAGGTTCTTCGGACGGCGGGACATCTTCCCGAGAAGATCAGCATCCGTCACAGCCGGACCCATGGGACCTCGTTGTGGGGGGAAAACCTGACGCCGCGTTATGCATGGTTCAATGGCAGGGTCGATTATCTGTTGCGCAACGAGCCTCTGGACCCTGAGGGACCGATTCAGGTCAATCGCATCTTTGGCAGTGCCGCCGATTCTTCGTCGCGGATTTGGCCGTTCAAGAACATGTGGGCCATGCTCCCCGTCGATTCGACCCATCAGACGTTGGCGGTCAACCACACGGTCAAGAGCGATGCCGACGACAAGGAAGCCTTCGAACATTCCGCCGATTGGCAGCGTTCCGTGGCGGCGGGCATGGCGGCGGCGGGTCTTCCATTCAGTGGTGCGGTTGGTTTTCGTCCCGGAGTGATGTATTTTCCGTTGACCCATATGATCGCCCCGCGGGAGCAATCCCTCAAATGCCGCGAATGTCACATGGATGGCGGTCGCATGGATGGTGTCGAGGGGATCTACATGCCGGGGCGCAACAACAATCCCTTGTTGCAGCAGTTTGGCAGGGGTTGTGTCCTTCTGACTCTGATCGGCATGACGATACATGCCTCCTTGCGTATCGTGATGCGGCCAAAAAGACGGTTGCGAACCTCATGACGCACCATCCCGAACTGTTCTTTACCCGATACGAACGCTTTTGGCATTGGACCCAGGCGGCGTTGATTCTGGCCCTGATGATCACCGGATTTCATGTCACCGGTTTTTTCCATTGGCTCGACTATGAACTGTCGGCCAGCTGGCATCGGACCTTCGCCACCTATCTGGTGGCCTTGTGGGCCTTCACCATCTTCTGGCATTTGATTACCGGTGAATGGCGGCAATATATTCCCTCCACCGAGAAGATGCTCGAAGTCTTCCATTATTATTCCAGGGGGATGTTCGATCCCTATCTTTCCCATCCGTTCAAGAA
The window above is part of the Magnetococcales bacterium genome. Proteins encoded here:
- a CDS encoding tetrathionate reductase family octaheme c-type cytochrome, with protein sequence MERLWWLRLWGAFLIAVVGFQWPLQAQDLMAAHVGSTTSHDKLPALDGPFDSGREVTRACLGCHTEAASAIRGTVHWTWEYSHATLGKTFGKKNVFNTFCGSVVSNMRECTSCHIGYGWQDPGVTEVSDDQVDCLVCHEKTGKYKKYNYGSAVLKFRDKVLNKPDFVAMARSVGRPGRANCGFCHFHGGSGDGAKHGDLDSSLIRPDRFLDVHMQEDGLNFTCVTCHNAPNHQITGSRYTMKAQDPLGIDRPGRTDGSRSSCASCHGNAPHRFRSKLNDHVDRVACQTCHIPAMARGGVATMVHWDWRWAGQNKGNTDIPEVLRTAGHLPEKISIRHSRTHGTSLWGENLTPRYAWFNGRVDYLLRNEPLDPEGPIQVNRIFGSAADSSSRIWPFKNMWAMLPVDSTHQTLAVNHTVKSDADDKEAFEHSADWQRSVAAGMAAAGLPFSGAVGFRPGVMYFPLTHMIAPREQSLKCRECHMDGGRMDGVEGIYMPGRNNNPLLQQFGRGCVLLTLIGMTIHASLRIVMRPKRRLRTS